The following are encoded in a window of Amaranthus tricolor cultivar Red isolate AtriRed21 chromosome 2, ASM2621246v1, whole genome shotgun sequence genomic DNA:
- the LOC130806441 gene encoding B3 domain-containing protein REM10-like produces MAKNSSFNPRFTKKLLPDYLSNFSIPKTFFDKYLRVPKVKENEEKMGILRDKSKRIWYVKMRNDGRHFGKTGWEKFCDDHNLQVGDLLLFFLDKNLVFDVIIMGCNGCESHHFQSTPTTSSNDPGTTLSVLCSFYHDRTCIQSQYFDFKIHILYTLYFF; encoded by the exons ATGGCGAAGAACTCATCATTTAATCCTCGATTCACGAAAAAACTACTTCCTGATTATCTTTCTAACTTT AGTATTCCAAAGACTTTCTTTGACAAATATTTAAGAGTGccaaaagtaaaagaaaatgaagaaaagatGGGCATTTTACGTGACAAAAGCAAAAGAATTTGGTACGTAAAAATGAGGAATGATGGACGGCATTTTGGAAAAACTGGATGGGAGAAATTCTGCGATGATCACAATCTTCAAGTTGGTGATCTCCTCTTATTTTTTCTTGACAAGAATTTGGTATTTGATGTTATAATCATGGGTTGTAATGGTTGTGAgtctcatcactttcaatctaCTCCTACCACCTCGAGTAATGACCCGGGTACGACTCTCTCCGTTCTCTGTTCTTTTTATCATGATCGTACTTGTATTCAGAGTCAatattttgactttaaaattcatatattataCACCCTCtatttcttttaa
- the LOC130806442 gene encoding uncharacterized protein At4g15970-like, whose product MGFASILRALLMFSATIAAIFVFHYASYDDFGQILPNLGRFYSSSGQNSSRESNIETVMKDELYELRKVLEAISTKEKTVILTTLNEAWAAPNSIFDIFLESFKIGNNTYWLLNHLLVIAIDDKAYVYCQKMVSNCYFLKTNESSTMSNEAKFMTPIYLEMMWKRLDFLQTILSLGYNFLFTDTDVMWFRDPLPHFTLDSDFQTSCDRFNGKKFDIRNSPNNGFLFVRSNNRTIKMYKFWLSSRHTYPGLHEQDVFNKIKNGSYIRQLGVKLRFLSTDYFGGFCSPSRDFNKVCTMHANCCVGLDRKIADLNTTLENWKLYLSSNISTPQSFHWTVPKHCHM is encoded by the exons ATGGGTTTTGCAAGTATTCTTAGGGCTTTGCTCATGTTTTCAGCTACTATTGCTGCAATTTTCGTCTTTCACTATGCTTCATATGATGATTTTGGCCAAATTTTACCCAATTTAGGCCGGTTTTACTCTTCTTCGGGTCAAAATTCATCAAGAGAG TCTAACATTGAGACA GTGATGAAAGATGAATTATACGAGCTAAGGAAGGTTCTAGAAGCGATTTCAACAAAGGAGAAAACAGTGATATTGACAACATTAAACGAGGCATGGGCAGCACCAAACTCCATATTTGATATTTTCTTAGAGAGTTTCAAAATTGGAAACAATACTTATTGGCTTCTAAACCATTTATTGGTTATAGCAATCGACGACAAAGCCTATGTTTACTGCCAGAAAATGGTTTctaattgttattttcttaAGACAAATGAATCATCTACAATGAGTAATGAAGCCAAGTTCATGACTCCTATTTATTTGGAGATGATGTGGAAAAGACTTGATTTCTTGCAAACCATATTAAGCTTGGGCTACAACTTTCTTTTCACG GATACAGATGTAATGTGGTTTCGAGATCCGCTACCCCATTTCACACTCGATTCAGACTTTCAAACTTCATGTGATCGATTTAATGGGAAGAAATTCGACATAAGAAATTCACCAAACAATGGATTTCTTTTTGTAAGGTCTAACAATCGAACGATCAAGATGTACAAATTTTGGTTATCATCAAGACATACATATCCTGGTCTACATGAACAAGATgtattcaataaaattaaaaatggttcATACATAAGACAACTTGGAGTGAAATTAAGGTTCTTATCCACAGATTATTTTGGTGGATTTTGTTCACCAAGTAGAGActttaataaagtttgtacaaTGCATGCTAATTGTTGTGTGGGGTTAGATAGAAAAATAGCAGATTTAAATACTACACTTGAGAATTGGAAGCTGTATTTGTCTTCAAATATTTCTACACCTCAATCTTTTCATTGGACTGTCCCAAAACACTGCCATATGTAA